In Nostoc sphaeroides, the genomic window CAATCCCCATGAAGGCAAAAAGATAACTTGTTTGTTGAGGGCCCCAGTTTAATTGCTGCTTTGACCATAAAGCCAATGTAGAGTCCATAGACGCAACAGCAAAGGTAACAAAAAAGTAGATGCCAGCAAGCAAGCAAAACTGTGGACGTTGTGACACTTGTAGCAAGTTCAGCCGTCGCTGACGGTAGCGATTAGCTTGGATTTTGGCTTTAGTCTCAGAATTCAGAGATTCTGGAAGTAACATCAAAGCACAAAGCAATGCTAATAAAGATAATCCGGCTGCGAACAACGACGGTAGATGAAAGTTAGCGTTGTTTCGATCAGATCCGATCAGAAGACCTCCAATAGCTGGGCCGAGAATAAAGCCAAGACCAAAAGCTGCTCCGATTATGCCCATGCCACGAGATCGATTAGCTGGCGTGGTAATATCTGCTATGTACGCTTGAGCAGTCGCAATATTCCCTGCCATAATTCCGGCAAGACTACGAGCAATAAACAAAATCCATAATGAATTGGCAAAACCTAACCCTGCGTATGCAATTACAGAACCGAATAAAGTAAGCAATAAAATCGGACGGCGACCGTAGCGATCGCTAAACTTGCCCCATAATGGTGCAAATAAGAACTGCATTAAAGAATAAATAGCTACAAGTAGTGTCGCTTCATTAGGTTTTGCACCAAATTGTTCAG contains:
- a CDS encoding MFS transporter, with product METKNSSRAIFVLFLTVFIDLLGFGIILPILPLYAEQFGAKPNEATLLVAIYSLMQFLFAPLWGKFSDRYGRRPILLLTLFGSVIAYAGLGFANSLWILFIARSLAGIMAGNIATAQAYIADITTPANRSRGMGIIGAAFGLGFILGPAIGGLLIGSDRNNANFHLPSLFAAGLSLLALLCALMLLPESLNSETKAKIQANRYRQRRLNLLQVSQRPQFCLLAGIYFFVTFAVASMDSTLALWSKQQLNWGPQQTSYLFAFMGIVSTIIQGGLIGFLKKYFGEIKLLILGILGLGLGLLLIGFSQSLILLLVATTLVAWGISVSQPILNSLISQITAPEEQGQILGIASSCSALARIVGPTWAGVSFMKFGIYAPFLSGSLVMLVAFTLSLRVTKSASEPNRERVASQS